TATCTGTTTTATTGTGGACCTTATTCTTTGACAATGAAGCTTACTGGATAAACAATATTGCTGTTGTACTTCTGTTTATCCTGACTATTTTTGTAGTTGCATTTTTAAAAGGTGGGAAAATAGCGTCAGTAACGGGAGACATGAGCTTCAGCGGTGCTGTAGAGCTTGCTGTTGCTATGCCTATATCATGGCTTCCATTGGTTGGAGATTACACAATGAACAGTAAAGATGGAAAGTCCAGCTTTATTTATACATTTGCAGGATATTTCATAGCAAGCTGCTTTATGTATTTTATAGGACTTTATGTGGCTTTGAAAACAGGTGGAAAGGATATAATTTCATATTTTGCATCAATAAAAACAGGGGTTGTGCCGCTTCTCATAATACTCCTATCTACGGTTACTACGACTTTTATGGATGTTTATTCTGCTGCTGTTTCGACGATTTCCATTGTCAAAGCACGATTAAAAAGAAAAAATCTTCTTGTGGTATATTCGATAGTAGGTTTGATTGCAGCGTACTTATTTCCAATGGACAATTACCAGAATTTTTTGTACGCCATAGGAAGCGTATTTATCCCGGCATATACGGTGGTATTTGAAGATTACTTCTTGATGAAAAGTAAAAGCGATAAACTTCTTAATGTACCTGCAGCTATTTCATTTATCGTTGGAGCTTTAACGTATAATTACCTTACATATTTCGGCGGATATCTTTCAAAGTGGTTTATTACGCCAACGATAGGTACGATTATTTTGACTGCGATAATATATCCAGTAATTAAATCTTTAAATAAGAGAGAGGAGAAGATTTATGATTGAAGAAGCAATAAAGGTTTTAGAAAGATTAAAGAAAGAAGTGCCGCTTGTCCACGCTATAACAAACTACGTTGTCATAAATGACAATGCCAATGCACTACTTAGTGTCGGGGCATCTCCTGCGATGGTGATGTCACCAGATGAAGCGTATGATTTTACAGCCATTTCAAATGCTTTGTATGTAAATATAGGCACTATAAATAATGAGACTAAAGAGACAATAATCAATTCTGTAATATCAGCAAAAGACCACAAAAAACCAGTCGTCCTAGATCCTGTAGGCTGTGCTGCCATAAAAAGCAGAGTTGACTTTGTAAATATGCTTTTGAAAATAGGAGAAATAAGCATTATAAAGGGA
This portion of the Thermoanaerobacterium sp. RBIITD genome encodes:
- the cytX gene encoding putative hydroxymethylpyrimidine transporter CytX, yielding MNIKNSTLFLIWAGAAISIAEVFTGSYFAPLGLTKGILSILLGHIIGTLFFALGGLMSYKVKEPAIESTKGVLGDRGMIFIGFLNVLQLIGWTAVMIIQSAKAFNGAIGMSTSLGIFIVGVSVLLWTLFFDNEAYWINNIAVVLLFILTIFVVAFLKGGKIASVTGDMSFSGAVELAVAMPISWLPLVGDYTMNSKDGKSSFIYTFAGYFIASCFMYFIGLYVALKTGGKDIISYFASIKTGVVPLLIILLSTVTTTFMDVYSAAVSTISIVKARLKRKNLLVVYSIVGLIAAYLFPMDNYQNFLYAIGSVFIPAYTVVFEDYFLMKSKSDKLLNVPAAISFIVGALTYNYLTYFGGYLSKWFITPTIGTIILTAIIYPVIKSLNKREEKIYD